The window atataaagaaattacaGTTTGTAAACATGACATTTATTTGATATCACGTTCCATAAATCTTACAAGACCCCTTCTAAATccatataaatttgttattataaaaaaaataattacaaaacatgaaattcataaaaaaaataattagagataaaaattttagttattatatAATTCATCATAAATCTTACAAGACCcctttcaaaaattataattgtatgGTTTATATACAAAGGTGGAGATTTAGCTAGaagaatttttaacaatttcattgtctaccatgttttaaaaataagagatgTAAAAAAATCAcggtttataaatataatatttatttaatatcacgTTCCATAAATCTTACAAGACCTCTCCTAAATCcatatgaatttattattattataaaaaaaataattacaaaacatgaaattcataaaaaataattagttattatgtaaattcatcataaaaaaatttttatggtttattATATACAAAGGTGGAGATTTAACTAGAAGaatttttaactatttcatTATCTGTCGAGTTTTGAAAATAcgatatataaagaaattacaGTTTGTAAACATGACATTTATTTGATATCACGTTCCATAAATCTTACAAGACCCCTTCTAAATccatataaatttgttattataaaaaaaataactacaaaacatgaaattcataaaaaaaaaaaattagagataaaaattttagttattatatAATTCATCATAAATCTTACAAGACCCccttcaaaaattataattgtatgGTTTATATACAAAGGTGGAGATTTAACTAGAAGAATTTTTAACCATTTCATTGTCTACcatgtttaaaaaatacaagatgtaaaaaaatcacggtttataaatataatatttatttaatatcacgTTCCATAAATCTTACAAGACCTCTCCTAAATCcatatgaatttattattattataaaaaaaaataattacaaaataattagttattatgtaaattcatcataaataaattttttaaccattttatTATCTGTCGTGTTTTGAAAATACAACATGTAAAGAAGTGTAAAGAAGTCGTggtttgtaattattttttatttcatgaacaTCTTAGTTTTCCGTGCAAAATAAGCACAAAATCTCCTTTCAAATAAGCACAAAATCCCCTCTGCATCCCAGTATCCGTGAGATCCTCTCATTCAACTATAGAGCGTCTCAATCACAACCACTTTCTACTGCACCCAATACTACTGTTGAGTCAACTGCTCTCGTTGACGacattttcttgaattaaacTTCCTATCAACACATCATTGGCAGATGTGTTAATTTAGAACGAGATTTGCCACAAAACCGAAGACATTAATTGTTATGAACTAAAAGGATTGCgctattattttcattaatctttGTTCCACAGTTTCACTTTCATGTGTAAATCAAAACCCACAAAATGCTGAAAAAATGAACAACAAAGCAAAGGAATTTATCTTCCAAATTGGTGTCGAGAAAGACAACCCATCTAATAACAAAACCACCtgatcggaaaaaaaaaaaaatcactcattCCTCTTCTGTATGGAAGCGTATGTGCTTCCCTTTCGGAGTTGGCAAACCTGTCAAGCGTAAATAATCATCATCTCCACAGTCTACTACTTCTTCAACAATCTCATCATCACTGTTGTAAACAAATCGTGTGTGCTTTCCTTCAAACTTGGCCATTGCTTTCTCTTTCACACTTATTTGGCTAATGCCTTCACAAAGCTCATCAAGCAACCCTCCAACATcagcctcctcttcctcttctgcCTCTTCATATTCAtcacgataataataataatactcttcttcttcctcttcttcttcaattactTCTTCCTCATCTTCATCATGGGTGCTTGCATTGACCTGAATTGACCAAATAGAGGCATTGTCATCATCTGCCGACGATGACTTGTCTTTGCTTTCACTTGTTATCACTTCACAGTTATCTCCTTGGTAAGTCAGTGCAGAAGAGCATTCTGATGAATCAGAACTTTCAGATTTCTCAGAGAAATCCAGCATTAATGACCTCGTCAAACTCTTTTGAGATTCAAGACTCTCTTGTTTCTTCACATCAAAGATCTCACTCACCTCCTGCCATTAAGATAGGAACCCAGATCCAATAAgatcaaaaaataatcaaagtaatAGTTGTAAAAACTCTAGATTATCAAACACAAGACAACCTGTATACTGGTTGCAAttacataaagaaaataacCTACTATCTTATATTTTCAGtttctttcataaataaatactcAACTCAAGATTTCCAATTAAAACAGTCTGTCAGGAACAGGTATTGTTACCTGACAAATCTTTAATTTCTCTTCAATAACTGGCAAGGGAGTGACAGAGGCCAAGACAATGTCATCTCCAGAAAGATTAGGGACCTGAGGAGTATTTGCTGGAGTTGGTGCAAGAAGTCCCATTGGAGAATTAACAAATCCTTGAAGATGCAGGAAAGGACGGTTCTCCAAAGAAAGTTTTGAGAGCTCTGCCTCTTCTTCAACTTTCTGCAAGAGGGTTTTCACTTGACCCCTAAGCAATGCCTCTCCCGACCCAGGTGTGTTGGGGATGTTGTTCTTGGCTCTACTGTTCTTTTGCTTGGCTAATGCTGATAATGGAGTCTCTAAAATTCCCATTGCAATCCCAACAATTGGTGAATCATTTGTTATATCAATTAGTGCAGACCTATCTTGTAGTTGTTGTTTTGCATTCCTTCTTCTTGATTTCGTTACATCCTTATCAGAAGAATCTTCAATCTTCCCTGAAATAGCATCAACAACCAAGAAATCTCAACAAACAAATCTAGAAACTGTATAAAGATATTCTTTATCAATCCAAGATTGAACAAAACCAAGGTTTAATGCAAAACCATTATTTCTCAATCTCTGATTTCCCAGAGAAGATTGATTTCTCAATCTTTGAATCTCAAACACTTACTTGAGAGGGGAATATTGTTGTTGGTGTTCAGAGCAGCAACAGTTTGTGATCTTGTAACTCTTTTTGTTGAAGATGGGGTCTCCATTGAAATTAATTCAAGAAGGGAATAAGAAAAGGAATCTGAGAGAAGAGAATGAGAGAAAAATACAAAGCAAGAAAGCagaattgaaagcaaaaaaatactAAGTAATGGATGTTTTTGACATAATAGATAGGGTTTATAAAGTGAGAGAATCTGACCGTTGGAGCCTAAACCCAAGCACACGGATTCACACATTTGCAAGGAAACTAGCCGTTATGGTGGATTAATTTTGAATAGTGTGCCTCCGGTTTTCTTTCGTACAGTTCCTTTGTTTGGGTTGGAGATTTGGACCTGCTATATTGGGCTGATCCTTTTAACCGGAAAGAAATAATGGAACTTTCTAAAGATGCCCACTTCCTTTGATACATTTGAATTATATATGCCCACTGTGTGTGtgattttccaagaaaaaataaatttttttttaatttgtgagaATAATTGGGTTAAATTAACGgggaaattgaaaataaaataaagtatcaAGTGATTTACTTCCACATATAAGCATCTAtatgagttttcaaaaaaaaaaaaaatcctcagcAGGATAATAGCAGGTTTTGacctgattttttaaataagttttagcCCCAGAGACATGATttctttattcaattatttcttgttttttagttttttttttttgtgaagcaACTTTTAATGCACGTTATATGAACGTTTAATCTGTTCGAACTATTATATACaaggttattaaaaatattttttaacataacacaaaaaatacaatataaatttgaatagtaaaaacaaacaataaaatcataaaattataagtatttatatatatatatagttcatacaaataataaacaattcaaTCAATAAAGATTATTTGAAGGTTACTCTTAATGAAATTTAAGTAATAGCACAAAGATCATTCGTTTAAAATTAGGTTAGATtgccatgttttaataaaactaCGAGATAAGTAAACTCGAATCGGTGAAGATGCGGATGTCTCAAAGTTACCTTAAGAAAACTCCAAGTAGAGATATGGAATTTATTGGAGAGGAGTATTTTCAAGTCCTATCATCGCCTTCTTTCTTTCAAGACTTGAGATGAATGAGCTTGAAGATATGAGATTCAAGATGCATGATTTTGCccattttttgacaaaaaatgaaTGCATAACCATGGATGTCAATAAACTTGGTGAACCAGCAACGAAGACTTTATATGAAAGGGTTCGTCATTTAAGCAAGAAGCTCTTAGAGGAGACCTTTTTTCTATGTCCATTCGCAAATCAAAAGGACTTTGTAGCCTCTTGATTTACACTATAAACCCCAGGAGTTGCACTACCTGATGTATTCAAGCAGTACTTGACATTGAATTTATTAGGGTTTTCAATCAAAGAAATACCAAATGAGGTAGGGAAATTGATGCATTTGAGACACCCCCAATTTGAcacattgttatttttgttttccctACCAAAAACCATGTGTAATTTATGCAATATGCAAGccctagattattttttttcataaactcaTAAATTTAGGtgcaaaatcataattttgcactaatcaaattttattttattgattttcgagtttataattcaaatttacatgttaaatatatattaacttgtaaaattatatgattttataaattaactcatgtttttcacaataattattatttactaataaAGGTGAAATTGACATAAGCAGTGGTAAAAAGTTAACATTACTGgatagtgatattttttttatagttaaatcctttcatttattttgtgtgGACCTAGCAATTAAGCCTAATTAACTAAGACAAGATTTATCCGATGATAGAGTACattattgatttattatcattatatcaaaaataaataaataaaaatcctatGAAAATGTGTGAATATTAATTGGCCCCTGTATCatgtaattattatcaaataatggTTATTAAATAGTGTTAGTTTTAcccacaaaataattaaagctgGATAATAATTACTGGggtaaattatgttaattatcTTATAATTTGATCACTTTTCTCTTGTtagaaatattagaaaaaagtCTAAGAAGTATTTTTATCCgatttgattttagattttagatCAATTACAGAGTATTTTAAAGTtagaaatgaatttattaaagtttgatgtttTCGAATTAAAgaagttgaaaataatttttagaatccAGAAGAACACCAACCCTGACTTTATAAGCACCAGAGATGACTTTATAAGCACCAGAGATGGCCAGAAATCAAACCAGTTGACATCATATTGTTAAGCCAATGTGTTATCCATCTTACCGGTAAAAGAAACTTGGGGGATGAAAGCAGAAAGTCAAGGGAGCGGGCTCATCCTTCTTGTATGGACTCCTTTTAAATTAATggttcttcaattttatttaattttaatttagaatgaaattaaataaataaaattgttaaaatgatatttaagaaattatccAATCTTTTCATGACtttaaaataagattatatttttgttatgtaatattaacaattactttGGGAAACATTATGTATGAATctaatatgatttgttttttaaaaaataaatacactcattaatattcaatgataataaaacaTGTTCATGAAATAAAgatatgtttttgtaaaaataaaaaatgataatttttttaaaggtttaaaTACTTgttttctcatatatatatatatatatagatatctaTTTTAACTGATATAAAAATCTCCATGCGAGAAAAAATGGAgttaaagaacagaaaaaaagaaaaggtgaaaagGTCCAACTATTAAAACAGGCGTCGGTGGACAGGTAGAGAGAGACGGGGGGCCGGAAGGTAGGACGGTGCTGGGTAGGCAGGCAGGCAACTTTTGGACTGTTAAGTCAGGAGATGAAAATGCACGTGACGACTCCTAACCTTCTACTAATACCATGCAAAGACttccctttttgttttattatataggaattcttatgattttgacactattctttattatttatttattttatttatttatttttggaaatctTCCTGCATCACACATAACGACTTTAATTATGAATGAAGCTATTAATCCATGTctgttttttcctctttttattCAAAGTCGGACGGGGTAAGTACGGCAGGCaggttttggttttgatgaGAATACAATCCatgcctgttttttttttaatattttttaaattaaggacATGAtcgtttgttttatttttaaatctaagtatataattatttatttgattgctCATAACAAATCGCAACTTTTGGAAAAGAATTAAACAAAAGAGTATAATGGAGGCTAGAGAATGGGGGCAGAAGATTAATTATGTAATGGCTCATCGGCATTTGACGAAAGTAATTAAAAGGGAAATCAGACTAATTTTCTTTAGGAATAATCACTATCAGATTTTTGCATGTTACCCACGGATTATTCTATCATATTTAGACACTGGTTTTGTAAAACATACTTCAACCCATATTAATCACATACCGTTGTTGTTTGTCTAAAAATTTATCGTTGGTAATTTCTAGTATATTGGTCATTCCGTTGATAATATAATCATTGATGAATTtacagatataaaaaaaaaattaccatagAATTCTATTGGTAATTCCATTTATAAGTATGACATatcattgaaataaaatactgtttgtaattttataggtgatttatttttattttaccaatAGAATTAGTTTGTCGGTGATTAAATAGAATTAGTGGCattttctatagtttttttaactCCCTGGAACTCTATGATAAATTTAGTCCGTTGGTGATTTTGTTTGCAATAATgagtggcatttcaagtaatttttaGTATGTTAATAAGTCCATCAataagttgattaattttttttcttaatagaaATTCTAATAAACAAagtagaaaaaattgaaagaaattaaattaaaataaaataaccaaatatttattacagattaaaaaattcaataatttaaatataaatcatctAGAAAAGAGGGGAtagagaaggaggaggaggaggcgagTCTTCGCCAAGACTAGGGATAATAAGGTGGACCACATGTATCATCCATGTTTGATTTCAGCTCCATGTACAATTGCTAAGTTCGGTCGTCTTCGCACCAAGTTATTGTGTCTAAGTAGCAAGTATAGTTGTTTGAGCTTCAACTTGTTGTTGTACAATCGTCTAGAACTTTAGAGATTCAGTGCTGAAAATTGATTGCAAGTATCCAACGGTCAAAAACACCACGGACCCTCCACAAATTCTCGATCATAGTGTTTGAGATACcataaactcaatttttatcGGGTTCATATGATGATTCGGTCTCCAATCACAAATTCAGACCAAGTTCCAGATGGGTCGAATATCATCCTCGTATCTCTCATACAATTGAGTGGTATAtgtttcttggaaaaaaaaacagttagctagttcaaaaaaaaaatccaatttaagaaaaaaattattatagtgataatagttcaaaatattttttgcttagaaatatattgaaataaattattttatttttaaaaaattatttttaatatcagcatattaaaataaccaaaaacatttaaaatttttaagtcTCTATAGCCTAGTAGCGAGAACAAATGTAGCACGAAACCTGGTATACAAATTAAAAGCTAAATAGGAAGACAATAAGTCTAAATTAAGCAAAAAAAGCATCCACcccattattataatttcaatctAGAAGCAAGAGGGCTCAAGAAAACGAAACATTAAAAGCTTGGTAACTACGAACAACCTCACTCCCTCACCAGCTAAGTAGCTAAGGAGAGGTAGGTGGCACATGCCGCCATCCCCTCTTTTACGTGGTTAAATACACACGCCACATAGGCACTCTCTAACCAGGGTACTCAAATACCGGCATTTGCATCCCcattttttgcttttacaaGGGCTAGGAGAAAAACACAGCCACTTCAAGCACTCAAGTCTTCGACCTAAAATCAAGCCGAAAACGATGTCCCCTTCTACCCTCACAGCTCTGGCAGAAGAGAAAACCCTCCAAGCAAGCTTTGTTCGGGACGAAGATGAACGTCCGAAAGTGGCATATAACCACTTCAGCAATGAAATCCCTGTCATTTCAATAGCTGGgattgatgatggtggtgaaaaGAGAGCTGAAATATGCAACAAGATCGTGGAGGCATGTGAGGAATGGGGAGTTTTTCAAATTGTTGATCATGGGGTTGATACTAAGCTGGTGTCTGAAATGACAACTCTTGCTAAAGAGTTTTTTGCTTTGCCACCGGAAGAGAAGCTTCGGTTTGATATGTCTGGTGGCAAAAAGGGTGGCTTCATTGTCTCCAGCCATTTACAGGTATATCTTCTTTTacgttttgttttctaaatttaaCAATTACAGACCTTTACTGTTAAATTCCCTATCGGACTGATCTTTTTCCAAATGAAAATACATGTTTCCAACTCAAAAAATATACCATGCCAAGGCAACAAGTAGTTGGTGCCCGGCTGGCTAGCAagcaaatcaatcaaattatttaaaatattcataaaaacttCTGTGAAAttgttaaacaatttttttgactttttttaattatataatcttGATTagaaacttaaaagaaaaattaattcagtTTGGTTTCGATTCttagaaactgaaaaaactaaagCATGAATTATTAGTTTGGCACGACAGAATTGAGTGAAGAGCAATACCTAATATATCCAGTTTTGCTAGTAAATCATTTCTTGATTACGCAAGATCAAGAAAGCCACTATTTTGGTTCAGGAATTCCTCTTCCCAGCAATATGAAGGTGTCTTCTGTCCTTACATGGAGACGAAATTATACCTTAAGACTACAAGGTCAACAAGGGAATAGTTGTAATTTAACTGCCTGTCAGCACCCATGGTGGAGCTAAGACTTTTATTTTCGAGTGGTCTAAACTAATCTTGACTTCTTGACATAAACACacatcactatatatatatatatatatatatatatatatatatatatatatatatatatatatatatatatatatatatatatatggtttttttttttctcaatgagATAGAGTGAGTGAATTACAAGTACAATGCCTCTCTTTAGGAATCAATATCATCAAGTAATTGATGCTTTGATGATAGTAGACAGGActaatattaaatcaatatcCTGATTTATGATCTTATAAAACAGGGAGAGGCAGTTCAAGACTGGCGTGAAATAGTGACCTTCTTCTCGTACCCAATTCGCACCAGAGACTATTCAAGGTGGCCTGACAAGCCAGAGGCATGGAAAGCAGTGACCGAGGAATACAGTAAGAAGCTAATGGAACTTGCTTGCAAGCTTCTTGGGGTCTTATCAGAGGCTATGGGATTAGAAACAGAGGCTTTAACTAATGCTTGTGTTGACATGGACCAAAAGGTGGTGGTCAATTTCTATCCAAAATGTCCACAACCAGACCTTACACTTGGACTCAAACGCCATACTGATCCCGGCACCATCACCCTCTTGCTCCAGGACACCGTTGGTGGTCTTCAGGCCACTAGAGATAACGGAAAGACTTGGATCACCGTTCAACCTGTTGAAGGTGCTTTTGTGGTCAATCTCGGAGACCATGGTCATGTGAGtatgaaactaaaatatttcTTGTTAATGAAATTGACGTGAATGTTGAGCTGGGTTAAATACCAGCACTACTACCCGTAACTAATTGTACTAAAACTAAATGGTATGTTTGTGAGGCAGTATCTTAGCAATGGAAGATTCAGGAACGCAGACCACCAGGCTGTGGTGAACTCAAACTCTAGCAGGTTGTCCATAGCCACATTCCAGAACCCAGCACCAGATGCTACAGTGTACCCTCTCAAGattagagagggagagaagtcGGTGCTAGACGAGCCAATAACATTTGCTGAGATGTATAGGAGGAAGATGAGCAAGGACATTGAGATAGCTAAGAAAAAGAAGTTGGCTAAGGAGCAGCAGCTGAGGGATTTGGAGACAGCCAAATTAGAAACTAAGCCCATTGAGGAAATCCTTGCTTGAAAACGTCATTGTTGTCAAGTGTTTTTGTGCTGGCCGTCTTTTACTCTGTCTGATCATGTTTTTCTTGGTGTCTGTTTAGTTTGATGGTGAAAATGTGTTGAGTCTGTGGGTTATCTAAGAGTAAACCTTGCttcttatagttaaaaaataatttctccaCCACCTTGGAAGTCTTTCATTTGTCGCCCAGGGCCAGGGTTCTTTTGTTCTAAAATATCTTTCAGAGCTTTTAGCTGTATCATGGAATTATGAAAATAGTCATTTTACACTCTTCATTCAATAAAATC is drawn from Populus nigra chromosome 5, ddPopNigr1.1, whole genome shotgun sequence and contains these coding sequences:
- the LOC133693884 gene encoding uncharacterized protein LOC133693884, with protein sequence METPSSTKRVTRSQTVAALNTNNNIPLSRKIEDSSDKDVTKSRRRNAKQQLQDRSALIDITNDSPIVGIAMGILETPLSALAKQKNSRAKNNIPNTPGSGEALLRGQVKTLLQKVEEEAELSKLSLENRPFLHLQGFVNSPMGLLAPTPANTPQVPNLSGDDIVLASVTPLPVIEEKLKICQEVSEIFDVKKQESLESQKSLTRSLMLDFSEKSESSDSSECSSALTYQGDNCEVITSESKDKSSSADDDNASIWSIQVNASTHDEDEEEVIEEEEEEEEYYYYYRDEYEEAEEEEEADVGGLLDELCEGISQISVKEKAMAKFEGKHTRFVYNSDDEIVEEVVDCGDDDYLRLTGLPTPKGKHIRFHTEEE
- the LOC133694454 gene encoding naringenin,2-oxoglutarate 3-dioxygenase-like, whose product is MSPSTLTALAEEKTLQASFVRDEDERPKVAYNHFSNEIPVISIAGIDDGGEKRAEICNKIVEACEEWGVFQIVDHGVDTKLVSEMTTLAKEFFALPPEEKLRFDMSGGKKGGFIVSSHLQGEAVQDWREIVTFFSYPIRTRDYSRWPDKPEAWKAVTEEYSKKLMELACKLLGVLSEAMGLETEALTNACVDMDQKVVVNFYPKCPQPDLTLGLKRHTDPGTITLLLQDTVGGLQATRDNGKTWITVQPVEGAFVVNLGDHGHYLSNGRFRNADHQAVVNSNSSRLSIATFQNPAPDATVYPLKIREGEKSVLDEPITFAEMYRRKMSKDIEIAKKKKLAKEQQLRDLETAKLETKPIEEILA